From Serinus canaria isolate serCan28SL12 chromosome 24, serCan2020, whole genome shotgun sequence, one genomic window encodes:
- the TIRAP gene encoding toll/interleukin-1 receptor domain-containing adapter protein, whose amino-acid sequence MAGWFRRLLHKPKPSSVESLKSSHSGSSSPSSSSSSSAKSSSSSPGTSLATSSISLSPVSAVDISASDSPRWDKSYDVCICHSEGDVELVSELVSYLEGQPESFRCFLQLRDAAAGSAVVTELCDAVQNSHCWVMLITPSFLQDPWCRYQMHQALAEAPMANGRTIPVLKDVDHKDYPRELRNIYYIYMALKEKSFRQIRDTVMCYLRELCRSSTKSME is encoded by the exons ATGGCTG GTTGGTTTAGGAGGCTCCTGCACAAACCCAAGCCCAGCTCAGTGGAAAGCCTCAAGTCCAGCCACTCTGGTTCATCCtcgccttcctcctcctcctcatcctctgccAAGAGCTCCAGCTCTTCTCCTGGCACAAGCCTGGCCACCAGCTCCATctccctgtcacctgtgtcagCAGTGGACATCAGTGCCTCGGACAGTCCCCGGTGGGACAAGAGCTATGACGTCTGCATCTGCCACAGCGAGGGGGACGTGGAGCTGGTGTCGGAGCTGGTCTCCTACCTGGAGGGCCAACCTGAGAGCTTTCGTTGCTTCCTGCAGCTGCGGGATGCGGCGGCGGGGAGCGCggtggtgacagagctgtgtgacGCCGTGCAGAACAGCCACTGCTGGGTCATGCTCATAACCCCCAGCTTCCTGCAGGACCCCTGGTGCAGGTACCAGATGCACCAGGCCTTGGCTGAGGCTCCCATGGCCAACGGACGCACCATCCCAGTGCTGAAGGACGTGGATCACAAGGACTATCCCAGGGAGCTGCGGAACATCTACTACATCTACATGGCGCTGAAGGAGAAGAGCTTCAGGCAGATCAGAGACACTGTCATGTGCT ACCTCCGGGAACTGTGCCGGAGCTCCACAAAAAGCATGGAGtag